The DNA segment TTAAGAAATAATCTAAGATAGAAGTTAAATCGTTTAAAGTGGGGGTTTAACTGAAGGGAATTAGTGAACGGGGAGACAAATCTTTGTTTCATGTCCGAGACATCCGTTGCGGAATCCAGTACGGTGACTCTACATTGTCGCTCCCTTACAGTTTCTTCTGCAAATTGAAACCCAAAGAAATAATAGCCTTTATGGTTTCTCTGGCGGAATTTCGATCATACTCTCTTTCACTCTCAGGTAACTGATCATAGGGTACAAGGTCAGGGTGTTGTTTTCTCTCATCATTTCTTTTCGGGCCGTAGGTCCAGCCATCTTTTAGGCGCTGTTGCGCCCAAATGTCATGATTGTTTTCAGCTAGATGCTCCATCAAAGCATCTAACTCTTTGG comes from the candidate division KSB1 bacterium genome and includes:
- a CDS encoding Ryanodine receptor Ryr; translated protein: MYRPSPIDTSKIKLPKELDALMEHLAENNHDIWAQQRLKDGWTYGPKRNDERKQHPDLVPYDQLPESEREYDRNSARETIKAIISLGFNLQKKL